The nucleotide sequence caaaagtctgtgtaaccaatagagagtcagagtcccgagtttgggaacaaacatagtctgtcccatgGTTGGGTAAACAagaaagttcatagtcaacaaagcatgcaggagtcgaggcaaatagcaaaatgcacaacaacataaatatatataaataacaaCTAGCCATTGtaagtcactcgccccaacagtgcgtGTGTGCTGGAGGCTGTAGGTAGTGTAACTGACTGCTATCTCTGCTGTACTTTCTGTAGTGACTTCAGGCTTTTTCTGTCAGTTTTAGTTAGTGTATCTCTAACTGTGAATACTCTACTGTAGGCCAACTGTATCCACACTGTAGTTAGGAAATTTGTCTGTCGacccacatgcacgcacgcacacacattccgCTCGGTCGGACCACCATCAGCAACCACTGCAGTGCTGAAGCACTCCAAAACGGACAGACAAATTATCCCAGAATAATTTACAGCAGTCTGATTTATATTTCATTTAAATGTTTGACATTGACAAGTTAACAGGAGCCCCCAGAGTCAATCCCTAATGACCGGTACGTCGGTAAACAAAACGGTGGGAAAAAAAGGGAATGAGTTTGCAGATTGCCCATTCATAGCAATTATTTCTCCCCTCTGTAAAGGCTTCCCACCCCCCAATCAATCGCCACTTTAGCTCGAATGGAGGAAGTGAGAGCCTCATTAGCCTGATTGGCCCAGTGCAATGTGGAAATTTCAGAAAGGAGTCGGTCTGCTCATCAGCACAGTGCTCATCAAGGCTGCGTTCATTAAGGCTGAGTTTATCAAGGCTGCATGCTTTGTTGTGTGTTCAACTGAGCTAggcctatttattttttattttatttaacctttatttaactaggcaagtcagttaaaaacaaaatcttatttacaatgacggcctaccaaaaggcaaaaggcctcctacaGGGGGGAcgggggataaaaaataaaataaaaaatatagtacaaaacacacatcacgacaagagagacagcCTATACCTTAATTAGTATGttctagggctgtccccgacaaaaAAACTATCTTGGTCAACTGAAAGTCgactgttctttcgaccaatcgttTGGTCAACATTTTTAAACATGCATTTTTccctatatagacacaccctatgtgtttagaatcaaatcaactatatgcactgagcttgtctgatgctttaagccagaggtcaccaaccttttctgagtcaggctcactttctgagtcaaaatgcaagttGGGATCTGCCGCTCTGATTTTTTTTAACCCTGACTTAAAAAAACAAAACCAAattaaaacagttctgtagcaacaaggtttgtgcagtaagctatatATAGGCCCACATTATGCTTGAATTTCCCAGCCAATGTTATTCTTCTCAGACCATTCAGGActttgggttaactgccttgttcagaggcagaacgacagatttttacctagtcagctcagggatttgaaccagcaacctttcggttactggcccaatgctctaacctctaggctacctgccgccccgcgagatcacactggtaatagaccatttgttgtattacttgtgaggaacagctgagtgagcataataataataattttttagACCAGGGGAAAGAGTTCCTCCTACTGGCACTCCAACAACACTTCCatcagcatctggtctcccatccagggactgaccctGCTTAACTTCAGAtacaagccagcagtgggatgcagggtggtatactgctgtgagcaagacctttaaacaggtcagcattcacaaggccgcggggccagccagattaccaggacgtgtactcagagcatgtgcgggaactggcaagtgtcttcattgacgttttcaacctctccctgacagagtctgtgatacctacatgtttcaagcagaccaccgtagtccctgtgcccaagaaaatgaaggtaacctgccttacctgccccatagcactcacgttggCGCCATttagtgctttgaaaggctgatcatggctgacatcaacaccatcatctcggacccactccaattcgtttaccgccacaacagatccacagatgatgcaatctcaatcacactccacactgtcctttcccacctgggcaAAAGGACCACCTATGTGAGAaggctgttaattgactacagctcagtgttcaacaccatagtgcacacaaagctcatcactaacctaaggaccctggaactaaacacctccctctacagctggatcctggacttactgacgggccacccccaaggtggtaagggtaagcaACAACAAATCTGCcaactgatcctcaacacgggggccctgaAGGGGTACATGCTtagtaccctcctgtactccctgttcacccacgactacgtggccaagcacaactccaacaccatcattaagtttgctgacaacacaacagtggtcggcctgatcaccgacaacgatgagacagcccatagagaggaggtcagagacctggcagtgtggtgccaggacaacaacctctctttCAACGTGAACAtggcaaaggagctgatcgtagactagaggaaaaggagggccaaacaggcccccattcacatcaaaagggctgtagtggagcgggtcgagagtttcaagtaccttggtgtccagatcaccaacaaactatcatgttcgaaacacaccaagacagatgtgaagagggcatgacaactcCTTTTCCCCTTCAggtgactgaaaatatttggcatggatccccagatcctcaaCGAGTTcaatagctgcaccatcgagagcatcctaaccggttgtgtcaccgcctggtatgacaactgctcggcatccgaccttaaggctctacagagggtattgCGTACGGCGCAGTACTTCACTGtcgccaagcttcctgccatccaggacctatgtactaggcggtgtcagggtaaggccccaaaaattgtcaaagactccagtcacccaaatcatagactgttctctctgctaccgcacggcaagcagtactggagcgccaagtctaggtccaaaatgctccttaacctctccccccccccctccctttgttcTTACACTGCTGCtcctcgctgtttattatctatgtatagtccctttacccctacctacatgtacaaatgacctcaacttacctgtacccctgcacattcacTCTTTACCggtgtcccctgtatatagcctcgttattgttattttattgtgttactttttattttttactttagtttatttggtaaatattttcttagctctatttcttgaactgcattgttaagggcttgtaagtaagcatttcatggtaggtctacacctgttgtattcagcatttcatggtaggtctacacctgttgtattcagcatttcatggtaggtctacacctgttgtattcagcatttcatggtaggtctacacctgttgtattcagcgcatgtgacaatataacatttgatttgattgatattGTAGATGAGAAATGATAGGAATTAATGGTAAATGGtctactggggatatatgtaatggggaattgatggACACTAAAAATCAaatgcaaacaattcacacaatgaagttatgaaggggtggcaggtagcctagtggttagagtgttggaccagtaaccgaaagtttgctagattgaatccctgagctgacatggtaaaaatctgtcgttctgcccctgaacaaggcagttaacccactgttcctaggctgtcattgtaaataatatgtttttcttaactgacttgccatggcaaataaaggtaaaaaaaaaaaaaaaaattaaacaaagAATGTGCTGAAATTGGTGGAGAGagatttatgcttgatccgaaaatgtggttGAAGACACTGTATGGATGTTGTGACGCAATTGCAGAGCCTctggaggcatgcagaggccaaattaaGTACAGCATTGCCATGTGCCTTCCAAATTTTGTAAGAATGCGGAGAGCTccatatagctccgcattgacatgattggttgacagtagatggggggcgggaggtcctgtatgaacacaaactcacttccttgacatcTTCCTTCACATCAACTCTGCTCAGCAGATCTGCGCTGCTCCGCAAAGTGCAAGAAAtttgaatgccctgacttctgcagaggccatatCACAGTAAACGCTGCGTGACCAATGCAGGGGTGTGATTGACCATGGAGCACCTTTCAGCCACACTCCCCTTCTTCTTGGACTGCGCCATCCCCCAGCCTCTGCAATGGATTAAAGGCACTGCATGGCCAATCCGTTTTTGTGGTGATaaggcctctgcagaagtcagggcattcatacttcttgcgctttgCAGCGCAGCGCAGAGCTATTGTGAAGGAAACCAACTAATTTACCATTCATTACTACCTCACAAGTTCTACTCAATACCTGTGTTTCACTACTTATTTACTACATATATGAATGGTAAGTCAGGCTCTCAACTACTTTTTTGAAATCACCCACTGATATTTGTGTATGTTTTTGTGTATGCCAATAATGCACTCGCCGACCGAACATTTGAGAAGCCCTCCTGTTGGCCATGGTgacaaaatgttgctgttttaaagaaAAGGTCTGCAATTCTACTCAGTTTGCCATGTGGCGGAGATACAATGTTGCagctttaaagctaatttcctgcaattctacacattttgccatggcttatgctatttgagtgactcaaacattataacaaaatggACACATTATTAGCCTATCCAGTCCAAGTGCAAATACAAGGCACGGAAGGGTGAGTGGTCGAGAAGGCGAGTCTCAAGTCCGAGTCGCCAATTGTCAAGTCCAAGTCGAGTCACAAGTACTCGGGActcgagtactacaacactgctgATAACAATAACCAATATTGCCACAACCTACATGGATATTGTGATCGATGCTCTCATCGCCTTTCAACCCCTTCGGCATGCTCGGCCTGTCTTGCTAATTCTAAGAGCTAGCAAACCCTCTTCAGAGATGAAACTCCCTTGAGAAATGCTACAGGAACCCATTTTACAAGGTTGTATTGTTATGTGTTCAGACTTTCCCTTTTCTGTTCCTGTCATTAAGTATCGGTCATTACGTAGCTATCATTAAGAAGGGTCATTACGTAGGTATCATTATTAAGTAGGGTCATTAAGTAGATATCATTAAGTAGGGTCATTAAGTAGGTATCATTAAGTAGAGTCATTAAGTAGGTATCATTAAGTAGGGTCATTAAGTAGATATCATTAAGTAGGGTCATTAAGTAGGTATCATTAAGTAGAGTCATTAAGTAGCTATCATTAAGTAGGATCATTAATTAGGTATCATTAAGTAGAGTCATTAAGTAGGTATCATTAATTAGGATCATTAGGTAGATATCATTAAGTAGGGTCATTAAGTAGGTATCATTAAGTAGGGTATTTACGTAGGTGTCATTAAGTAGGGTCATTACGTAGGTGTCATTAAGTAGGGTCATTAAGTCAGGTAATTAAGTAGTGGTCATTAATTAGGGGTCATTGAGTAGGGTTATTGAGTAGGGTCATTGAGTAGGGGTCATTAAGTAGGGGTCATTGAGTAGGGCCATTGAGTTGGGTCATTGAGTAGGGGTCATTGAGTAGGGGTCATTGAGTTGGGTCATTGAGTATGGTTTTGAAGTAAGGTAATTAAGTAGGGGTCATTTAGTAGGGTTTTTAAGAAAGGTAATTAAGTAAGGTCATTAAGTAGGGTTCTTAAGTAAGGTAATTAAGTAGGGGAAGTTAGTAGGGTCATTAATTAGTAGGGCGATGGTTTCTGTGAGAGGCAGAAATGAGTCTGTGTTTATTCTGTAGGTCGGAGAGAGCTGCCCGACAGCTCTCCTGATGCTGAAGCAGTGTGTGCTGTGTGTAttctactactactctactaGGAACTTCATTCATTCGTATAAATTGAATGTCATCGCCAAAGGTTGTGTCAGAGTTTTGTACTGTACTGCAATTAGTACTACTCAGTGAGAGGTATTTAAATGGACACTGGCTGGTGGCtggtgcgcgcacacacacacacacacacacacacacacacacacacacacacacacacacacacacacacacacacacacacacacacacacacacacacacacacacacacacaaacatatacttCAATACCAGAGTCTTATTATGATTtctaaatactgcacaatttaaacacttgccccccCCCGAATCCCTCCTTCCCcaaaacacgtgtaaatattggactataaattgtgccttcctgtattatactgatGCTAAAAGGTTCATTCTCTTCTACTGAGCCTTTTACTTGATGTTCCTATTCTTCTGTTTTATTATTTCTAGTGTTTTGCATTGTGGTAGCGCTGAGAGATTAGTGCTTTTTGGTAGTGACTGCctattactgcttatcacttattaaccatcatttattcacattactttactttaataccttatttcagttgttgtgtactgtatattacatttgttttatttgatgacttaattatttaattccaagtcatctcatctctatagagctgctgcctatgctgtctgacaaaatcactattttagtagttcttaaaagtaaataaggcatacttttgaCTGATGAATGCCAACTATCAATCACGTAGataatgtattttcaggtagagacaCCTCGTGAACcaactgctctctatccctctcgattGCACATCTTTGgtgtcttctctccctctctggtctgtgacaagtaggcacgcaatggattatggtcattgtagttaattgcCACGTTTTCTGCTCTAacctatgtagaatattggcctgttggaaactacaactacaTCGCACGGttcgggcttgatctgatttattggatgactgtcattcatattccatttacccagttcaatgtaacagtaataggtttaggctactacatgatactttaatttcccctgtacccatcatgaggtcgctacaacctagcctacaaatGAACGCTTATAACGTAGGTCCAGAaacaaattggagtaatcaaggtgacagacattgacacattcaataccgtcttgcctgcatctagctgatctaggatgtaatcattagtccaacagttgaaaaacaagagtttctattggacaaattcagctaggtttatccccgtttcgttccggggataaacacacacacacacacacacacacacacacacacacacacacacacacacacacacacacacacacacacacacacacacacacacacacacacacacacacacacacgtctccagAACAtgttgatacacacacacacaaatcgaTAGGGAGTAGCTTCCTAAGGCTCATAAATCTAGTCAGTAATAATAACACAGCTACTATGTATTCAGAGAGTATATTTAATGAACATCACTCTGCCTCATTATGTATTTATGTTGCTATTGATTCTTTGTAATATTCTGCCAGTTTATTTGTACAGTATAATTTAACACaacccaccaccacctcccactaaaacacatacagtataaaaACATTTTCACTTTTACCAATCCATTTTTATTCgcatagaaaaacaaacaaactgaACCAAACAAACAGTTCTCACCGTTTAGATTTACACGTAAGACTTTATTATTTGTGAAAAGCTGAGAGTATTTAAAAGAAAGGTTTCTAAGACAGTAAAGAAGGCTCTAGATCTTTTCCCAGTGGAGTTCTGGATTGGAAAAAGACATCAGGCTAATGAAGTTCATCATGGTTTATTAAAACCTATAGTCTATACATAACTCACTCTAACaatctctttctcttttccttctctccctccttttcccatcaGTCCCTTTATTCTAATCTCCATTATGATTAAGTTGTGATCAAGAGGCAAGACCATTGTTATAATATACATAGATTGACAGAGATTCTCTTCTAAGCCTTGTTTCTCGCGAtgggtcctgtgtgtgtgtgtgtgtgtgtgtgtgtgtgtgtgtgtgtgtgtgtgtgtgtgtgtgtgtgtgtgtgtgtgtgtgtgtgtgtgtggtctacaTGGTctggagacgtgtgtgtgtgtgtgtgtgtgtgtgtgtgtgtgtgtgtgtgtgtgtgtgtgtgtgtgtgtgtgtgtgtgtgtgtgtgtgtgtgtgtagtctacatggtctggagacgtgtgtgtgtgtgtgtgtgtgtgtgtgtgtgtgtgtgtgtgtgtgtgtgtgtgtgtgtgtgtgtgtgtgtgtgtgtgtgtgtgtgtagtctacatggtctggagacgtgtgtgtgtgtgtgtgtgtgtgtgtgtgtgtgtgtgtgtgtgtgtgtgtgtgtgtgtgtgtgtgtgtgtgtgtgtgtgtgtgtgtgtgtagtctacatggtctggagacgtgtgtgtgtgtgtgtgtgtgtgtgtgtgtgtgtgtgtgtgtgtgtgtgtgtgtgtgtgtgtgtgtgtgtgtgtgtgtgtgcgggcgtgtgtgtgtgtgtgtgtgtgtgtgtgtgtgtgtgtgtgtgtgtgtgtgtgtgtgtgtgtgtgtgtgtgtgtgtgtgtgtgtgtgtgtgtgtgtgtgtgtgtgtgtgtgtgtgtgtgattagagTGCAGAGATGCACAGTGCTGCAGTTTGGTTGATCCCTGATTTCTACAGAACTCTCTGCCCCCTACCTGTGACCTGACTGTCTGTCTATGATGTACATAGAGATACTACGGAGCTATTTAATGGGGAGCTATCAGATAGTATAATAGCTCCATATAATGGTAGTTATTACAGCTTGCTGTGTTCAGATGTCTGTGGGGTGAATGGGTACATCACTGTAAACGCAGGTATTTTTCTACATCTTTCCTGATAGCAACCAATAAACCAATAGAAAATGCCTTTTACTTTGGGTTGATTTACGTAATTTGATTGGAGACATTTCTAGTCCAGTTAACATGCCTTTGCTTTTCATATTGTGATGACATGCGATAAGCAAAATACTCTATCCTTTCATATATTCCTACCCTTTTCACCGTTTCCCTCTGCCATtagttctctctttgctctccCTCTTCACTCTCCAccttctctccctatctcctctctccctctcttcctcaattattctgtctctctcttaacctcttttctcccccccccccctctctctctctctctctggctctctctctctctctgtctctctctctctctctctctctctctctctatttctctctctctatttctctccctctatttctctctctctgtatttctctctctatctcccaatctttctttctccatttctctccctctttatatatatttctctctctctctctctgtttttctctctctctatttctccctctctctatttctccctctctctatttctctccctcaatatatactgtatatatatttctctatttctatctctctctctatgtctctctctatttctctctctctctctctatttccctttctctctctatatctctctctctctatttctatctctctatttccctctctctctatatatatatatatctagttCTCTCTATATagatctctctctatatctctctctctccctctctctatttctctctctctctgataggaacaTGTCTCTAAGATAGGAACATATATTTGTTTTGTCAGTCAGTGATGATGAGTTGTTGTTTGTAAGTTGTTATGACTAGTTCCATCAAACCCGTACCTGTGTGTCTACACAGTGTAAACAGAAGTATTTAGTAGTATAGCCATCTACACAAGTGCTTCTTTCTGGTATATATTTGCCTATATCGTCTGCCTAGGCCTAAACATCCACCTCAGACTACTAACAGTGTTTTATGGAATAGAAGGAAGAGTGCAGTAGCTGTAAAGACCTCAAAACGTTTAAACATGAGAAGCACTGAAACATTATCGTAGGTCAATACCCAGCATGGTACGACTTGACTGGCACTTCTGTCACCTAGCTAACATGTACGTGTGGTTGCCCTTAGGGGACACAGCAGCCCAagccagtcagctaagtaacagACCAATAAGATTCAGAGCAGAACTGAGGAGGCACAGAGGATACTTTGGAACCAAGAAGACCAACCAACCAACCGCCTGCTAGAACCGTATCCTTAGAACAGCGTCCAACCGGTGGGGGTGGGAGAAGTGTGTCTTAGATGATGTCATCACGTGTAGGTGTAGTCTATATCCGGGATCATCCCTTGCTCCCGGTAACCCCGGTTGGTCCCGTAGCCCGCTGTGTGACCCAGTTGGGTGATGATGCCGTTGTGACTCTGGTTGCTCCGGTAGGTGCCGTTACCGTGCGATGAGGGGAAGATGGTGTGCACGTAGGTCACATCTTCCCCTCCTTTGGGTTGCAGTGGCTGATGGGTCGTCATGGGCGTCATGGCCAAGCCGGGGCTCCTGATCTCCAGGATGGAGGTGTCCTTCTTAGTGCCCGACTCCACGTAGTCATCGTATGGCTTCCCCATTCCGACCCCGCGCTGTCCTCGGACCCCATAGGAGTCTGTTTCCCCGGAAACATACCCGGCGCGCTGGCCATACCAGCAGAAGATGCCGAAGATGAGCATGAGGGAGACCAGGGCCGTGGCTCCGCCGATGATCTCGGCCAGGGGGAGGGCTGCCATCTCTGTGTCTGAGTCCTCACCCCCGTCTCCCCCCTCGGGGCGCAGAGCCTCCCCCGTCTCTATCTGAGCGCAGACAGGGGTCTGGTCTGTTGTGTCCTTTTCCTGCTGCTGTCCTCTCTGTGACCCTCCAGAGTGGGAGGAGGTGGAGCGCAGGGGGAGCAGGCAGACGAGGTAGTGTGATCGTGGCGTGAGCTGGGTCAGTAGGTACTGCTGTCTCTCCCCGGGGACCAGCGTCTCTGTGATGGAACCCAGAGCGGCGCTGCTGCCCAGCCTCAGCCACGATAGCCTGAAGGAGGGCGCTGGCCGTGGGCACAGCCACGTCACCTGCACGCTGTCCGCAGACAGGGGCTTCACCGTGAGTTCTAGAGCGTCGTGTGAGGCGTGCCCCCCCGCCTCTCCTCCTCCCGGTGGTAACGGCATCACCAGGCCTGGCCGCATGGCCCTGAGGGTAAACATAGAGCCCTGGCTGGGGGGGGAGGTGGTGGTAGTACTAGAGACAGTGTTCACCCCTCCTGGTGGGCCTTCACACTGGTCCATGAGCCCAGAGAGGTCCCTGAGGGCCTGGCCTCGAACCACCTCCGGCCCGTGGCAGGTCAGGCCCCGTACCGTCACCGCTGCCCCGCGGCCATACAGCCAGGCGTGGAGCCAGAGCAGGTTGCAGCCACAGTACCAGGGGTTCCCCCGGAGCAGCAACAGCTCCAGGCCGTCCGTGTCCCTCAGCAGCCCCcggggcagagtggtcaggttgTTCCCTGCAGGGATGGAAATGGAGTAGTTCACTACAGTTACTCTGCAATATACAGGCTGCCTATTAGTCTACACTGCAGAAACTCAGCAATGTAAAATCTTAGGATTTTAGCTATGGAAATGATTTCGCTTGGGGAACTCTGTTCCATTGCGTTTCCCCCTACTACCTCCCACCCCTCCAAATTCCACCCCCGGCTGGTTACCTGACAGGTCCAGCCTCTGCAGCCTCCTCATCCCGTCCAGGGTCCCCCGGGGCATGTGGATCAGCCCGTTGTCCTGCAGGTGCAGCCTCATCAGGTGTGTGCTGGGAAGGTTGATGGGCGGGGCCTGCAGGGCGTTGCGGACCAGCGACAGCTCCGTGAGGTTGGCCAGGCGGGAGAAGGTGTCGTCGGCGATGCGGGTGTTGGCCAGGAGATTCCCGTCCAGGACCAGGCGTCTCAGTGAGGCCAGGCCCCGGAAGGCGTGGGTGGGGATGGTGTTGATGCGGTTGTCGTCTAATCTCAGCTCCTCTAAAGAAGCCGGGAGGCCGGCTGGGATGCTGGACAGGTGGTTCCGGGAGAGGAAGAGTAACCTCAGCCGCGGCGTGCCGGAGAAGGCCCGCTCCTGGATGCTCACCGTGGAGATGGAGTTGTCGTCCAGGTGTAGCTTCTCTAGTAATGGTAACCTGGCCAACGTCATGCGCGGCAACGTCCgaatgttgttgtcctgcaggtGTAGTTCCCGTAGCGACGGCGGCAGGTGTAAAGGAAACTCGTCTAGTTGGTTGGCGTAAAGGTAGACCACACGGATGCTACTGCTGCGCTCTAACGATGGCGGCAGGCCGGAGTTGGCCAACCGGTTGCTCTGTAGGTAGAGAACGGTAGCCGTTAACGGTAGAGGAGGGATCATGCTCAGGCTCCGGTCGTTACAGTAGACGAAGCCTTCGTCACATCGGCACACCAACGGGCACAGGAAGTCTTCCTCGCCCTCCTCCATGGCAACTGCTGCCGCCGCCAACTCCAGCATCTCGGCCAGTAGAGTCAGGCACAGGAGGAGCAGGAAGAGCCAATCACGGAGCTCTACCAGACTCTCGGCAGCCATAGTCCCGGCctctgtttgagagagagagagagagagagacagagagggagagagttcaTGAGTTTCGAAAGTCCTTGTACTTCAGgaaagagaaagaatgagagttACAGGTAATTTCTATTCCAATGTCCTTCAAATTATTATGTTGTGTAAATGTGTTTTCCTCTTCAAGTTTTACTGATGTGATGTTTTTTGGACAAGTTATTGAACAATGAAAGTCCTTGAGATAGTGTATGAATAGTCGCTGGGCCCAACTTAAGTGAAGCTGTCAGGATAATATGGGCAGACCCGGCGCCAGAACGAATCTGTTGGACGGGCATTTGATTTCCAGAGGCGGGCCCATTTTTGGACCTCCTATCTGTGCACTTACATGCATTTTTTTAAATTGGTGTAATAGTGAAGACCATAGGCAGcacatgagtttcaagtttggggaagtttACAATTTATCCTAGCATTTCTACCTacctgcgtgccagttatgaatATTTATATATGCACAtagtggaacagtttcatttcaataataaaGTGTTTTGTTTCTCAAAATCAATGTCACATGGTCAATCATAAAAATCTGaagtaaaatgatacaaatctaaaagttaaaATTTGACTATGGCGAGAGCACTAGCccctgccatatggacacattgatacactgtGGCGAGCATAGAACTtagagatagcctataggccaatgcagcagtaggcctatcaCTTCCACCATCAACTAAGTGAAATACAgtacattctgaaagtattcagacccctttcgttatgttacagccttattctaaaatagtttaaatgttttttttccctcatcaatgtaggcacaataccccataaagacaaagcaaaaacgtttttttagaaatgtttgctaaaaatgaaaaaaaatgaaaaataaaagaaTGTatatcacatacagttgaagtcggaagtttacatacaccttagccagatacatttaaactcagtttttcacaattcctgacatttaatcctagtaaaaattccttgtcttaggtcagttaggatcacctctttattttaagaatgggaaatgtcagaataatagtagagatatatgaatgatatatttcagcttttatttatttcatcacattcccagtgggtcagaagtatacatacactcaattaatatttggtatcATTGACTTAAAATTGTTGGGtcaacgtttcgggtagccttccacaagctttccacaataagttgggtgaatatttgcccattcctcctgacagagctggtgtaactgaatcaggtttgt is from Salvelinus namaycush isolate Seneca chromosome 17, SaNama_1.0, whole genome shotgun sequence and encodes:
- the LOC120062051 gene encoding leucine-rich repeat transmembrane protein FLRT1-like gives rise to the protein MAAESLVELRDWLFLLLLCLTLLAEMLELAAAAVAMEEGEEDFLCPLVCRCDEGFVYCNDRSLSMIPPLPLTATVLYLQSNRLANSGLPPSLERSSSIRVVYLYANQLDEFPLHLPPSLRELHLQDNNIRTLPRMTLARLPLLEKLHLDDNSISTVSIQERAFSGTPRLRLLFLSRNHLSSIPAGLPASLEELRLDDNRINTIPTHAFRGLASLRRLVLDGNLLANTRIADDTFSRLANLTELSLVRNALQAPPINLPSTHLMRLHLQDNGLIHMPRGTLDGMRRLQRLDLSGNNLTTLPRGLLRDTDGLELLLLRGNPWYCGCNLLWLHAWLYGRGAAVTVRGLTCHGPEVVRGQALRDLSGLMDQCEGPPGGVNTVSSTTTTSPPSQGSMFTLRAMRPGLVMPLPPGGGEAGGHASHDALELTVKPLSADSVQVTWLCPRPAPSFRLSWLRLGSSAALGSITETLVPGERQQYLLTQLTPRSHYLVCLLPLRSTSSHSGGSQRGQQQEKDTTDQTPVCAQIETGEALRPEGGDGGEDSDTEMAALPLAEIIGGATALVSLMLIFGIFCWYGQRAGYVSGETDSYGVRGQRGVGMGKPYDDYVESGTKKDTSILEIRSPGLAMTPMTTHQPLQPKGGEDVTYVHTIFPSSHGNGTYRSNQSHNGIITQLGHTAGYGTNRGYREQGMIPDIDYTYT